One window of the Megalops cyprinoides isolate fMegCyp1 chromosome 2, fMegCyp1.pri, whole genome shotgun sequence genome contains the following:
- the mtfr1 gene encoding mitochondrial fission regulator 1 codes for MTREHAGIEMDLIFGSVKPYGSSRSIVRRIATNLPLKPCPRVHFQLQAYADGENRLNRSVERNGFIASLADVAWIDGEEGDSFARQRSEPQPGLMFRSQPHQSHRPLKRQRSLPTLHQEELVHQQELVPQTPVFANHEAIQKISALESELAKLRAQIAQIVMAQEQSAQLAATATVPPAAPAPPGGLAPPPPPPPPPPPPPPPGLQRSYSAIDLIKERRGKKADQETVVEPGPKQPELPSMLDVLKDMGKVKLRSVKSRPEEGHAKSKPADPTDAASLIAEALKRKFAHRFRSESQSENDFSLPAPEAKTRSDPPMFGQHMLKSTGRRKLC; via the exons atctTTGGATCAGTGAAGCCTTATGGGTCCTCTAGGAGTATTGTGAGAAGAATTGCTACAAACCTTCCTCTGAAGCCTTGTCCTCGTGTCCACTTTCAG CTTCAAGCATATGCTGACGGTGAAAACCGTCTCAACAGATCAGTTGAGCGAAATGGGTTCATCGCTTCCCTCGCCGATGTTGCCTGGATCgatggagaggaaggggacTCCTTTGCAAGGCAGAG GTCAGAGCCACAGCCCGGGCTGATGTTCCGCTCCCAGCCACACCAATCCCACAGACCTCTGAAGAGACAGAGGTCTTTGCCCACCCTGCACCAGGAGGAGCTGGTTCACCAGCAGGAGCTGGTGCCCCAGACCCCCGTGTTTGCCAACCATGAGGCCATCCAGAAGATCAGCGCCCTGGAGAGCGAACTGGCTAAACTCAGGGCTCAGATCGCGCAGATCGTGATGGCCCAGGAGCAGAGTGCACAGCTAGCTG CCACAGCCACTGTACCACCTGCTGCCCCCGCCCCACCTGGTGGGCTGgcccctccaccacctcccccacccccgccccctcccccgccaccTCCAGGCCTTCAGCGGAGCTACTCAGCCATCGACCTCATCAAAGAGCGCCGTGGGAAGAAGGCAGACCAGGAGACCGTGGTGGAGCCTGGGCCGAAGCAGCCAGAGCTCCCCAGCATGCTGGATGTGCTGAAAGACATGGGCAAAGTGAAGCTCCGCTCTGTTAAGAG TCGACCAGAGGAAGGCCATGCCAAATCTAAGCCCGCTGACCCCACGGACGCAGCCTCTCTCATCGCAGAAGCTTTGAAGCGAAAATTTGCTCACCGGTTCCGCAGTGAAAGCCAGAGCGAAAATGACTTCAGTCTCCCCGCTCCCGAGGCAAAGACTCGCTCAGACCCTCCCATG TTTGGGCAGCACATGTTGAAGTCAACTGGAAGGAGGAAGCTCTGCTGA